The stretch of DNA CTGCTGTTCGCGGTTCCGGCGACGTATCTGTTTCTGAATATCAGCCTGTTTCCTCGGTAAGTGGGGAGTGGGAAGTAGGGAGTGGGGGCCGGGGCATAGGCTTGCGCTCCCGCTTCCTCTTTTTTCCACTGACCACTTCCCACTATCCACTCCCCCGCCGTGCGCCATGCTGTGCCCGTGAAGCTCACGGTTCTGGGCAGTACGGGAAGCATCGGCACGCAGACGCTGGACGTGGCGCGGGAGCGCGGCTGGCAGGTCGGGGCGCTGGCGGCGGGGCGCAATCTGGAGCTGCTGGAGGCGCAGGTGCGCGAGTTCCGCCCGGAGGTGGTCAGTGTGGCGCCGGAGGCCTATGCGGAGGCCCGCGCCCGCCTCGGAGATGTGCGCGTCATTGCGGACCCGGCCGAACTCGCCACCCTGGAGGCCGACGTGGTCGTCAACGCCATGAGCGGGCTGCCCGGCCTCTCCCCCACCCGCGCGGCGCTGGAGGCGGGGCGGGCGGTGGCGCTGGCGACCAAGGAAGCGATGGTCACGGCGGCGGACCTGATCTGGGGGGCGGCGCGGCGCGGGGGTGGGCGGCTGGTGCCCATCGACTCCGAGCACACGGGCGTCTTTCAGTGCCTGACCGGCGAGCATCTGGACGACGTGGCCGAGCTGATCCTCACGGCGTCGGGCGGCCCCTTCCGGGATGGCCCTGCCGACCTGAGCGCGGTGACGCCCCAGCAGGCCCTCAAGCACCCCTCGTGGAGCATGGGTCAGAAAATCACCATCGACTCGGCCACCCTGATGAATAAGGGGCTGGAGGTGATGGAATGCGCGGCGCTGTACGGGCTGCCGCTGTCAAAGGTGGGCGTGGTCGTGCATCCGCAGAGCGTGCTGCACGCGGCGGTGCGCTTCCGGGACGGCAGCCTCAAGGGGCAGTTCGGGCCGACCGACATGCGGCTCGCCATCGCCTACGCCATCGACGCCGCCCCCACCGGCATGACCCGCCCCGGCGACGTGCAGGGGGCGCGGCGCGGACCGGAGGTGGCGGGGCACCGGGGCTGGCCGCTGACCGGACAGTGGGAGTTCCGCGAGCCGGACCACGCCCGCTTTCCCTGCCTGGGGCTGGCGTACCGGGCCGGAGAAGCCGGGGGCCTGCTTCCCGCCGCCCTGAACGCCGCCGACGAGGTGGCCGTGCCCGCCTTCCTGGCCGGGGAGATCGGGTTCACCGACATTTCCCGGCTGATCGAGCGGGTGCTGAACGAGACGCCGCCGGGCGAGCTGACCTGGGACGCCTTGGAGGAAACGACCCGCTGGGCGACGGTCCGGGCGCGGGAGTTGGCGGCGGGGGTGGGGGCGTGAGTGTCCTCCAGAGCATCGCGGCGGCGCTGACCCCGGTGGGGCTGCTGTGGACGCTGCTCCTGATCGGGGTGGCGACCTTCCTACACGAACTGGCGCACTACGCGCTGGCGCGGTGGCAGGGGGTGGCGGTGCATTCCTTCAGCGTGGGGATGGGGCCGGTGCTGTTCAAGCGGCGCTGGCGCGGGACCGAGTGGCGGCTGAGCCTGCTGCCCATCGGCGGATATGTGGAGATCGACGGCATGGCCCCCGAGGAGGACGGGCAGGGCGGCCTCCGGCAGGCCACGCGGGGCTTTGCGGCGCTGCCCGCCTGGGGCAAGGTCGCGGTGCTGCTGGCCGGGCCGCTGATGAATCTGGTGCTTGCGTTGGGGCTGATGACGGCCACCTTCGCCGGGCAGGGGGTGGCGGTGCCCATTTCCGACCGCGCCCGCGTGCAGTCGGTGCAGCCCGGCTCCCGTGCCGAGGCGCTGGGCCTGCGTCCAGGGGACGTGATCGTGGCCCTGAACGGCCGGGACATCCCCGAGACGCGCACGGTGGGCGGCCAGTCCCGGCCCGGCTGGGAAGGCGTGCGCGACCTGCTGGCGACGAGCGGCCCCAAGACTTTGACCGTGCAGCGGGGGGAAGAGACGCGGGAGGTCACCTTCGACTGGCAGGCGCGGGTGAATGGCGAACGGCAGCTCCTGGGCATCGGCTACGGCCCGGAGGTCACGTACCAGCGCCTGAGCGTGCCCAACGCTTTTGCCACCGCCGTCACGACCACCACCGAGGCCGTGCCCCAGATTCTGCGGGCCTTCGGGGGACTGTTCGCCCGCTTCTTCACCCTGGACCTTTCGCGCGACGAGAATGTCAGCGGTCCCATCGGCACCGCCGAGATCGTCAGCCAGGCGGCCAGTGTGGGTTTCTGGGCGCTGGTGCAGATCGCCACGCTGCTCAACCTGTCACTCGCCTTTTTCAACCTGATTCCCATTCCGGGGCTGGACGGCGGGCGCATCCTGCTGGTGCTGGTGGGATCGCTGCGGGGCCGCCCGCTGAGTTTCTCGCAGGAACAGGCGATCAACCTCGCGGGCTTCGCGCTGGTGATGCTGCTGATGGTGTTCGTGGTGGTGCGGGACGTGAGCCGCTTTTTCTGACGATTGAGGGGGAGGGGCCGGGCTGAGCAGGGTGCCCGGCCCCTTCTCTTGCCTGCGGCTGGATGGCGAGCGCCGGAGCTTTCGGCGGGGCCGCCCTCTGCCATACTCCCCAGCGTGAACGGGGAGCGGGAGACGCGGACGGACGTGCTGGTGGTGGGCGGGGGTCCGGCGGGGCTGTACGCTGCCTTCTATGCGGGCTGGCGCGGCCTGACCGTGCGGCTGCTGGAGGCGCGGAGCGAGTTGGGCGGGCAACTGTCGGCCCTCTACCCCGACAAGGTGATCTACGACGCGCCCGGCAGCCCCCAGACGCGGGCCGGGGACCTCGTGCGGGCGCTGGAGTCACAACTTGCGCCGTTGGCGGTGGCCGTGCATCTGGGCGAAGTGGCGCGGACGCTAGAGCCCGACCCGGCGGGCGGCTGGCTGGTCGGAACGGACCGGGACACGTACCCGGCGGACGCGGTCATTCTGGCGGCGGGGCTGGGGGCACTCCTGCCACGTGAGGTGCGCGTGCCGGGGGCCGGGACGCACCCTGACGTGCGGGCCGACCTGCCTGACCCGGCCAGCCTCGCGGGACGCCGGGTGCTGGTGGTGGGCGGCGTGCCGCAGGCGACCCGTGCGGCGACCGAACTCGCGGCGGCGGGAGCGCGGGTGACCCTGACCCACCGCCGGGCGGGGTTCCGGGGCGATCCGGGGACGCTGACGGCGCTGGAGGCAGGGCGAGCGGCAGGCACGCTGGAGGTTCTCGCCCCGGCCGTGCTGGACCGACTGACGCCCACGGGCGCGGTGCTGACCCTGGGTGGCGAGGCGCGGGAGGTGGAGGCTGATACGGTGCTCGTCCTAAACGGCTACCTCCCCGACCTCTCCCCGCTCGCAAACTGGCCGCTGGACTGGCAGGGCGAGTATGTCCCCGACGGTCCCGGAGGCGAGACAGTGCTGCCCGGCGTGTACGTGGTGGGCGACCTCGCCCGGTCGGGCGGGGACTTCAAGCTGCTGTCGGTGGCGTTCGCGCAGGCGGCCGTCGCCGCCAACTACGCCACGCACCACGTTCGGCCCGAACTCAAGGTCCGGCCGGGGCACAGCAGCGAGAAGGGGGGGTATCCCGCTCGGCCCGCTCCGGAGGGCTGAGACAGCGCCCCTCTCACCAACCCGGCTAGAATGCCCCGCATGGCGTTTTTGTCGGCCCTGCTCCTCGTGCTCGCATTTCTGGTGGGGAGCCTGCCGCTGGGCCACTGGCTGCTGCGGCGGCTGGGGGTAGACCCCCGCGTGAACAGCGCCTACAACCTCGGCGTGGAGAACGTGCTGCGGCGGGTCGGCCCCGGCCCGGCGGCGGCGAGCGCGGGGCTGGACGCCGCCAAGGGCTTCCTGGCCGTGCTGATGGCCTCGGCGGTGGGGTCGCCGGAGGTGTGCGTGCTCGCGGGGCTGGCGGCGTACCTGGGGCACCTCAACCCACCCCGGTTCCTGTATGGCGACACCCCGCCGCGTGGCCGGGGCAACCTCGTGCTGCTGGGGGTGCTGGCGGGGCTGTCGGTGGCGGGCCTGAGCCTGTGGCTGACGGTCCTGCCCGTGGTCGTCTATGCCGCCGTGCTGGGCTACTGGGGCTACGCGAGCGGGGCCACATTGCTGGGGCTGCTGGCCTTCGCCGTGCTGGTGGCCGTGTCGCCGCTGGGGATTCCGGCCAAGCTGGGGGCGCTGGGGCTGCTGGTGGCGGCGGCGTGGCGTTTCAAGGAGAACCTGGGGCGCATCCTCGACGGCACCGAGCCGAAGGCCTTCGCGGACGTGCCGGTGGCAGGCAAGCGGGCCGATCAGGTCGTGACCGCCTTCATGATTCACCCCATGACGCTGGAGAACTTCTGGCAGTCGCGCCGCTTCGCCTGGATGAAGCCGCTGGTGGACCGGGGCGTGATCAGCGAGGCCAGCGTGCGGCGAATGGCCGAGAACCTGCGGCCCATGAAGGTGGGCGAGCTGCACGGCATCAAGACGAACGAGGGCAAGGAGATCCGCTGCTACCTGCTGAGTAGCCCCCTCCTCCCCGACGTGTTCCGCGACCAGCCCGACCTTGCCACCCGGCGGGCCATCGAGGGGGCGCGGCTGGCGCAGGAACTGGGGGCCGAGGTCTTCGGGCTGGGGGCCTTCTGGAGCGTGGTGGGCAACAAGGGCGTGGACGTGCAGGCGGCGGTCCCCGACCTCACGATCACCAACGGCGGCGCGTACACCAGCGGCACCATTAAGGCAGCGATTCCGGGCATCCTGCGCCACTTCGCGGAGACGGGGCGCGACCTGAAACGGGCCACGGCGGGCATCGTGGGGGCCAACGGCGTGGTCGCCTTCGGCATCGCGCGGACCATCGCCCCGCAGGTCGGTAAGGTCATCATGATCGGGCGCGACATGGAGCGGTTGGAGCGCAGCGCGAACACCCTGCGCCGGGCGGCGAGGGACACCGAGATCGTCACCACCACGAGCTACGACACGCTGCGCGAGGCCGACCTGATCTTCAGCGCGACTTCCGACCCCAACCCGGTGATTTTCCCCGAGCACGTCAAGCCTGGGGCCTGGATCTTCGACGAGGGCCGCCCCGCCGACGCGCACGAGAGCGTGCTGGACGTGCCCGGCGTGCGCCTGATTCCCGGCGGCGTGGTGCGGCCCCCCGGCGGCATGACGAGCAACATCGACCTCCAGTTCGGCGAAGGCGCCGTGCCTGCCTGCCTCGCGGAAACGCTGATCATTGCCGCGACGGGCGAGCACCACCGCAAGAGCCTGGGGCCGCAGACCCTGACGGAGAACATCAACTTCTTCGTGGAGCAGGCCGACCGGTTGGGGTTCGAGGTGGTGGACTGAGGGACTCCCCACCGGGACTTCCCGCACCCTCTATGCGCCCGCGCCCACCTACACTGATCCCGATGGGAGGCCACCCCAATGATTGAACGCATTCACCTCGCCAAGCCGCGCGGCTTTTGCGCGGGGGTCGTCATGGCGATCGGGGCGGTGGAAAAGGCCGCCCGTCAGGAGACGGGGCCGCTGACGGTCTACCACTCCATCGTGCACAACCACACCGTCGTGGAGCGTCTGGAGCGGCAGGGCGGCGTGCAGTTCGTGGAAAGCCTGGACGACATCTCGGCCCTGCCGCAGGGCAGCGAGACGGTGGTCTTCAGCGCCCACGGGGTCAGCCCGGCGGTGCGCGAGCGGGCGCGGGCGCTGGGACTGGCCACCATCGACGCGACCTGCCCGCTGGTCACCAAGGTCCACACCGAGGCCAAGAAGTACGCGCGGGAGGGCTACACCATCCTCTTGATCGGCGACAGCGCCCGGCACCAGGAGGTCATCGGCACGCGCGGCGAGGCGCCCGAACACACCATCGTCGTCGGCGTCCTGGGCAAGACGGGCGAGGGGCTGCACGACCCCTACACGGTGGAGGTGCCCGACCCCGAGCGGGTGGTGGTGCTGACCCAGACCACGCTCAGCGTGGACGACACGCGGCGGACGGTGGACATCCTGAAAGCCCGCTTCCCGGCGCTGGTGGTCCCGCCCAGCGAGGACCTGTGCTACGCCACCAAGAACCGTCAGGACGCGGTGAAGGCCATCGCGCCGCAGGTGGACGCCTTCCTCGTGCTGACCAGCCCGCACTCCAGCAACGGTATGCGCCTGCTGGAACTCGCCCGCGACCTGTGCGGCCGGGCCGAGCGGCTGGAGACGGCGGCGGACCTCGCGGGGCTGAACCTGACGGGCATCCGGGCGCTGGGCATCACCAGCGCGGCGAGCACCCCCGACGACCTCGTGCAGGAGGTGGTCGCGCACTTCCGGGCGCTCAATCCGGCCCTTACAGTCGTCGAGGAAGGCGAGTGGGAGAACATCGAGTTCCGCGAGCCGAAGAAGATCCTGCCCACGCAGGAGCTGCCGCGCACAATGCGCTGAGCGGGCACACGCACCGCAGAGGCCGGGCATCCGAACCCGGCCTTTGGCGTTGGCTGAACGCTGATACGCATTCCAGTTGAACAGTCAGGCAGACTGTTCATCCCGAGCGGACTGCCAAAGCTGTGAGGCCGAGCGAGTGGGAACACAACGGTGGCCGGGAAGGGAGTTCTCGAACCGGGAGAGCGCCGATTCGGGGACGGATGGGACGGAACCCGTATGAAAGCTTTCCCTACACCCCGCCCGGCAAGGCGGGCAACCACCACGGCGTTTTGACCGCCGTCCCGCGTGCCCATTCGAAGTCGAAGAGGCCCTGCGCCTCCGCGATGGCCGCCGCGTCGCTGGTCGCCAGCGAGTACTCGACGAGGCCAGTGCGACCGAACGACGAGAAATGGAGGTTGTGGCTGCCCACCACCAGCATCTCGTCATCTACCAGCACCATCTTGGTGTGGGCGCCGCCCTCGGTGCCGTACCAGCGGGCCTGGAGGTGGTCGTCCAGCCCCAGCCCGCGCAGTTCGAGGCGCAGGGCACGCAGCAGGCCCAGGGTCTCGGCTTGCAGGGCGGGGTCGTAGTCGAGCAGCAGCCTGACCGTCACCCCGTGGTCACGGATGGCGGACACGACCGCCCGCCACACTGGAAGCTGGCGCTGCGGGGCACACCCCGCCAGCTCGGACAGCTCACCCACGCAGCCGAATGTGCCCCCGATCTGAGACTGAATGATGTCCAGCCGGGTGCGGGAGGCGCCGAACAGCTCGGCCATGGCCTGATCCGCCCCGGTGTACCCGTTCCGCCGGTAGAGGGGATAGACGTGGGCCTCCCCCGCCGGGGCTGCCGGAGTCGGCCAGACCAGCGGCCAGGGGGACGGCCCCGCCGCCAGCGTGCAGTCGCGGCGCAGCAGGCCGGGGCGGGGGCGCCGGGTGCAGGTAAGGAGGCGTCCCAGTTCCCAGGTGTCGCGCACGGCGGCGAGGGCGTGCCGGGCAACCGGACCACGCACCCAGATGCCCTGGTCCGCGAGGTCGAGGCCCCGCCCCCCCGGCGCGTCCCCCGGCAGGTGGTTGATGCTGATGTTGAAGCCGCCCGCGAGCACCCGCTCGCCGTCTTGCACGATCACCTTCATGTGGCTGTGCGGGTAGGTGTAGGCGTAGCTGGCGAGTTCCAGCCGCCAGCCGGGGACCGTGTCTCCAGTCAGGGGCACGCCCGCCGCCAGCAGGTGCTCGGCCGCCGCGTAGATGTTGGCGCGGGGGTCGAGGGGCGCACTCGCCCGCACCGTGTTGCCGAACAGCAGCCGCACTGTCAGCCCCGCCGGGTACCGCTCCGGGTGCGCGGCGAGGTCCCGGCGCAGCGCAGCGATGGCGAGCGCCACCGAGGCCCCCGGCGCGTCCGCCCCCTCGTCCCAGATCATGTTGGCGATCACCAGTTCGCGCCGGGTCCGCCCCAGCTCGGCCACCAGCGCGTCATAGCCGCCCTGCGGGGTGCGCGGCTGGGCGCTGTAGGCAGGGTCGGCCTGGGGCAGATGCAGCAGCCCCTCCACCCGGTTGCCGCAGCTCAGGGCCGCGCCCTGGCCCCCGGTGCGCTCATACAGTAGGCGGTCGAGGCGGGCGGTCGGCTCGGGGCAGGCGTTCAGGCCCAGGCCATCGAGGGCGGCGCGGTCCGGCGGCGGGAGGTTCAGCCCCAGCGGGCCGGGGGCCTGGAGGGGCTGGGCGGCGGCCTCTGCACCGGGAGCGGCCAGCAGCGTCAGGAGGGCGATCAGGCCGCCGAGCAGGGGCCGGGGCAGGCGGGGGCGCATAGGGCCGCAGCCTACCCCGCCCGGCGCACGGGGCACCGGGAGAACGCGCACCATACCCCCGCTGGGGGCGCTAGCCTGCCCCCATATGAGGCTTCTCAGCGTTCACGTGGGCCAGCCCACCGCCGTGCAGGTCGGACCCCGCCAGATCGTCAGCGGCATCCGCAAACACGCGGTGCCCGGCCGGATCGGGGTCACGGCGGCGGGGCTGGACGGCGACCACGTCCTGAACCGCAAGCACCACGGCGGCCCCGATCAGGCCGTCTACGTCTACACCCGCGAGGATTACGCCCACTGGGAGGAGGCCCTGGGCAAGCCACTGGAACCGGGCACCTTCGGCGAGAACCTGCTGCTGGAGGGACTGGAATCGGCCGGGATCGCGATCGGGGAACGCTTCCGGGTGGGAGGCGTGTTGCTGGAAGTGACCGCCTCCCGGATTCCCTGCGCGACGCTGGGGGCGCGGATGGGGGATGCGGGCTTCGTCAAGCAGTTTGCGGCGGCCCGTCGCCCCGGCTTCTACACCCGCGTGCTGGAAGGCGGCGACGTGGGCGCGGGTGACCCGGTGACCCGCGAGGCTGGCCCCGCCGGAGCGCCCAGGGTCGTGGACACCTTCGACCTGTGGTTCACTGCCCAGCCCCCCCGCGAAGAGCTTCAGCGCTGGTTGACGTACCCACTCGCCGTGCGGCTGCGGCGGGGCGTGGAGGAACTGCTGGCCGCCCAGGACCGCCCGAACCCCGCCCCTTCCCCGGTCGGCTGATCCCATGTCGAGGTCCCATGAGGAAGAACGGCGCCGGTTGCTCGCGGCCTACGACGCGCAGCTCAGGGAGCAGGCCGAGATGTCGGGCGCCACGAGCCACGACCGCGACGGACCGCTGTGGCGCGGAAAGTTCGGGGCACGGGGCCTGGTTTCGTACCGTTCGCTGGAGGGCTGTACGGGTCAGGCCCTGGATGACCTGATCGCACAGACGGTGGCGCACTACGCCGCCGACCCCACCATCACCTCCGCCGAGTGGAAGACGCGGGGGCATGACCTCCCCACTGACCTCCCCGACCGTCTGCGGGCACACGGCTTCCAGCCCGAGGAGGCGGAAACTGTCATGGTCGGCGAAGCGCGGCACCTCGCCGGGCCAGTCACCCTGCCAAGCGGCGTCCGGTTGCGCCGCATCGACGACCAGCCCGATCCCCTCCCCGATGTCACGCGGGCGGCCGACACGCAAAGCCGGGTGTTCGGCTTCCCATTCCGGCCCGAGGAGCTGATGCGGCGGCTGGAGAGACACCGCGGCCACATCGAACTCTGGATCGCGGAAACCGCGGACGGGGTCGTCTGTGTCGGCCGCCTGGAAGTGGTGCCGGGCACGGAATTCGCGGGCCTGTGGGGGGGCGGGACGCTGCCCGAGTGGCGCGGCCAGGGCATTTACCGGGCGCTGACCGCCGCCCGCGCACAGTCGGCGCTGGACCGGGGCGTCCGCTATCTGCACAGCGACAGCACGGACGCCTCGCGGCCCATTCTGGAACGCAGCGGCCTGCTGCCCGTCACGACGACGACGCCCTACGTCTGGGAGCGCCCCTAGGCCAGCGGCTCAGGCCCGCAGGCGGTCGCCGTACTCCTTGCGCAGCTTCGCCACCTTGGGCGCGATCACGGCCATGCAGTAGGGCTGGCGCGAATTGTTGGCGTAGTAGTCCTGGTGGTAATCCTCGGCAACGTAAAACTCGGTCGCGGGTTCGACCGTGGTCACGATGGGGCGGTCGAAGATGCCCTGCGCGGTCAGGTCGGCCATCACCTCACGGGTGGTCTGCTCCTGCTCGCTGTTCAGCGGAAACACTGCCGAGCGGTACTGGGTGCCCATGTCGGCGCCCTGGCGGTTGAGGGTGGTGGGGTCGTGGGTGGCGAAAAAGAGAGTGAGCAGGTCGCGGAAGCTCACCTGCGCGGGGTCGAAGGTCACCCGCACCGCCTCGGCGTGCCCGGTCGTGCCGCTGCACACGCTGCGGTAGTCGGGGTTGGGGGTGTGGCCGCCGATGTAGCCGCTTTCCACCTTCGTCACACCGCGCACGTCCTTCATGACGGCCTCCGTACACCAGAAGCACCCGCCCGCCAGAATCGCCTGTTCGGTCTGCCCGCCATTCGGTGAAGTCATACCCGGATTCTGCCGTGTGGGGGCCTGGGGGAGGGGGCGCGGGGGCACGGTTGACCGCAGGGGCGGGGCGCGGAACGCAGTACGCGGTTTTTCTCCTGCCTTCCGCGTCCCGGGCACCGCTTACCCGAACAGCAGCCGCGCCGCCACCAGCACCACGATCACCCCGTAGATCACCTTCACGAAGCCGCTGCCGCGCAGCATCGCCATTCGCG from Deinococcus sp. HSC-46F16 encodes:
- the msrA gene encoding peptide-methionine (S)-S-oxide reductase MsrA is translated as MTSPNGGQTEQAILAGGCFWCTEAVMKDVRGVTKVESGYIGGHTPNPDYRSVCSGTTGHAEAVRVTFDPAQVSFRDLLTLFFATHDPTTLNRQGADMGTQYRSAVFPLNSEQEQTTREVMADLTAQGIFDRPIVTTVEPATEFYVAEDYHQDYYANNSRQPYCMAVIAPKVAKLRKEYGDRLRA
- a CDS encoding glycerol-3-phosphate acyltransferase; protein product: MAFLSALLLVLAFLVGSLPLGHWLLRRLGVDPRVNSAYNLGVENVLRRVGPGPAAASAGLDAAKGFLAVLMASAVGSPEVCVLAGLAAYLGHLNPPRFLYGDTPPRGRGNLVLLGVLAGLSVAGLSLWLTVLPVVVYAAVLGYWGYASGATLLGLLAFAVLVAVSPLGIPAKLGALGLLVAAAWRFKENLGRILDGTEPKAFADVPVAGKRADQVVTAFMIHPMTLENFWQSRRFAWMKPLVDRGVISEASVRRMAENLRPMKVGELHGIKTNEGKEIRCYLLSSPLLPDVFRDQPDLATRRAIEGARLAQELGAEVFGLGAFWSVVGNKGVDVQAAVPDLTITNGGAYTSGTIKAAIPGILRHFAETGRDLKRATAGIVGANGVVAFGIARTIAPQVGKVIMIGRDMERLERSANTLRRAARDTEIVTTTSYDTLREADLIFSATSDPNPVIFPEHVKPGAWIFDEGRPADAHESVLDVPGVRLIPGGVVRPPGGMTSNIDLQFGEGAVPACLAETLIIAATGEHHRKSLGPQTLTENINFFVEQADRLGFEVVD
- a CDS encoding phospholipase D-like domain-containing protein, with the translated sequence MRPRLPRPLLGGLIALLTLLAAPGAEAAAQPLQAPGPLGLNLPPPDRAALDGLGLNACPEPTARLDRLLYERTGGQGAALSCGNRVEGLLHLPQADPAYSAQPRTPQGGYDALVAELGRTRRELVIANMIWDEGADAPGASVALAIAALRRDLAAHPERYPAGLTVRLLFGNTVRASAPLDPRANIYAAAEHLLAAGVPLTGDTVPGWRLELASYAYTYPHSHMKVIVQDGERVLAGGFNISINHLPGDAPGGRGLDLADQGIWVRGPVARHALAAVRDTWELGRLLTCTRRPRPGLLRRDCTLAAGPSPWPLVWPTPAAPAGEAHVYPLYRRNGYTGADQAMAELFGASRTRLDIIQSQIGGTFGCVGELSELAGCAPQRQLPVWRAVVSAIRDHGVTVRLLLDYDPALQAETLGLLRALRLELRGLGLDDHLQARWYGTEGGAHTKMVLVDDEMLVVGSHNLHFSSFGRTGLVEYSLATSDAAAIAEAQGLFDFEWARGTAVKTPWWLPALPGGV
- a CDS encoding site-2 protease family protein, which gives rise to MSVLQSIAAALTPVGLLWTLLLIGVATFLHELAHYALARWQGVAVHSFSVGMGPVLFKRRWRGTEWRLSLLPIGGYVEIDGMAPEEDGQGGLRQATRGFAALPAWGKVAVLLAGPLMNLVLALGLMTATFAGQGVAVPISDRARVQSVQPGSRAEALGLRPGDVIVALNGRDIPETRTVGGQSRPGWEGVRDLLATSGPKTLTVQRGEETREVTFDWQARVNGERQLLGIGYGPEVTYQRLSVPNAFATAVTTTTEAVPQILRAFGGLFARFFTLDLSRDENVSGPIGTAEIVSQAASVGFWALVQIATLLNLSLAFFNLIPIPGLDGGRILLVLVGSLRGRPLSFSQEQAINLAGFALVMLLMVFVVVRDVSRFF
- a CDS encoding GNAT family N-acetyltransferase encodes the protein MSRSHEEERRRLLAAYDAQLREQAEMSGATSHDRDGPLWRGKFGARGLVSYRSLEGCTGQALDDLIAQTVAHYAADPTITSAEWKTRGHDLPTDLPDRLRAHGFQPEEAETVMVGEARHLAGPVTLPSGVRLRRIDDQPDPLPDVTRAADTQSRVFGFPFRPEELMRRLERHRGHIELWIAETADGVVCVGRLEVVPGTEFAGLWGGGTLPEWRGQGIYRALTAARAQSALDRGVRYLHSDSTDASRPILERSGLLPVTTTTPYVWERP
- the ispH gene encoding 4-hydroxy-3-methylbut-2-enyl diphosphate reductase, yielding MIERIHLAKPRGFCAGVVMAIGAVEKAARQETGPLTVYHSIVHNHTVVERLERQGGVQFVESLDDISALPQGSETVVFSAHGVSPAVRERARALGLATIDATCPLVTKVHTEAKKYAREGYTILLIGDSARHQEVIGTRGEAPEHTIVVGVLGKTGEGLHDPYTVEVPDPERVVVLTQTTLSVDDTRRTVDILKARFPALVVPPSEDLCYATKNRQDAVKAIAPQVDAFLVLTSPHSSNGMRLLELARDLCGRAERLETAADLAGLNLTGIRALGITSAASTPDDLVQEVVAHFRALNPALTVVEEGEWENIEFREPKKILPTQELPRTMR
- a CDS encoding MOSC domain-containing protein; this translates as MRLLSVHVGQPTAVQVGPRQIVSGIRKHAVPGRIGVTAAGLDGDHVLNRKHHGGPDQAVYVYTREDYAHWEEALGKPLEPGTFGENLLLEGLESAGIAIGERFRVGGVLLEVTASRIPCATLGARMGDAGFVKQFAAARRPGFYTRVLEGGDVGAGDPVTREAGPAGAPRVVDTFDLWFTAQPPREELQRWLTYPLAVRLRRGVEELLAAQDRPNPAPSPVG
- the dxr gene encoding 1-deoxy-D-xylulose-5-phosphate reductoisomerase gives rise to the protein MKLTVLGSTGSIGTQTLDVARERGWQVGALAAGRNLELLEAQVREFRPEVVSVAPEAYAEARARLGDVRVIADPAELATLEADVVVNAMSGLPGLSPTRAALEAGRAVALATKEAMVTAADLIWGAARRGGGRLVPIDSEHTGVFQCLTGEHLDDVAELILTASGGPFRDGPADLSAVTPQQALKHPSWSMGQKITIDSATLMNKGLEVMECAALYGLPLSKVGVVVHPQSVLHAAVRFRDGSLKGQFGPTDMRLAIAYAIDAAPTGMTRPGDVQGARRGPEVAGHRGWPLTGQWEFREPDHARFPCLGLAYRAGEAGGLLPAALNAADEVAVPAFLAGEIGFTDISRLIERVLNETPPGELTWDALEETTRWATVRARELAAGVGA
- a CDS encoding FAD-dependent oxidoreductase; the encoded protein is MNGERETRTDVLVVGGGPAGLYAAFYAGWRGLTVRLLEARSELGGQLSALYPDKVIYDAPGSPQTRAGDLVRALESQLAPLAVAVHLGEVARTLEPDPAGGWLVGTDRDTYPADAVILAAGLGALLPREVRVPGAGTHPDVRADLPDPASLAGRRVLVVGGVPQATRAATELAAAGARVTLTHRRAGFRGDPGTLTALEAGRAAGTLEVLAPAVLDRLTPTGAVLTLGGEAREVEADTVLVLNGYLPDLSPLANWPLDWQGEYVPDGPGGETVLPGVYVVGDLARSGGDFKLLSVAFAQAAVAANYATHHVRPELKVRPGHSSEKGGYPARPAPEG